The following are encoded together in the Archocentrus centrarchus isolate MPI-CPG fArcCen1 chromosome 23, fArcCen1, whole genome shotgun sequence genome:
- the zcrb1 gene encoding zinc finger CCHC-type and RNA-binding motif-containing protein 1 → MSGGLAPSKSTVYVSNLPFSLTNNDLHKLFSKYGKVVKVTVVKDKNTRQSKGVAFVLFLDRESAHNCARAVNNKQLFGRTVKASIAIDNGRAAEFIRRRNYTDKSKCYECGDTGHLSYACPKNMLGEREPPKKKEKKKKKKAQQPEHIEEEEEESEEEGEDPALDSLSQAIAFQQACIEEEQKKQKRQAEDNAHASTSSDSKKPRIKKSAYFSDEEELSD, encoded by the exons ATGAGCGGGGGTTTGGCACCAAGCAAAAGCACCGTGTATGTGTCGAACCTGCCATTCTCTCTCACCAACAATGACCTACACAAG ctattcagcaaaTATGGCAAAGTTGTAAA GGTCACGGTGGTTAAGGATAAAAACACTCGGCAGAGTAAAGGAGTGGCGTTTGTTCTCTTCCTGGATAGAGAGTCGGCTCATAACTGTGCAAGAGCGGTGAACAACAAACAG TTATTTGGCAGAACGGTTAAAGCCAGCATTGCCATAGATAATGGGCGAGCAGCAGAGTTTATAAGGAGACGCAACTACACGGATAAAAGTAAATGCTACGAATGTGGG GATACAGGACATCTGAGCTATGCGTGTCCCAAAAACATGCTAGGAGAGAGGGAACCTccgaagaagaaggaaaagaaaaagaagaaaaaggctcAACAACCTGAGCACAT cgaagaagaagaagaagaaagtgaagAAGAGGGAGAAGACCCAGCTTTAGATAGCCTAAGCCAAGCCATAGCTTTTCAG CAAGCCTGTATCgaagaagagcagaaaaaacagaagaggCAGGCAGAGGATAATGCTCATGCTTCAACATCGTCAGActccaagaagccaaggatcaaaAAGAGTGCATACTTCAGTGATGAGGAGGAGCTCAGTGACTAA